The following are encoded in a window of Gossypium raimondii isolate GPD5lz chromosome 13, ASM2569854v1, whole genome shotgun sequence genomic DNA:
- the LOC128031931 gene encoding germin-like protein subfamily 1 member 13 yields the protein MEALQIIVSIFILALASSLTFASDPSPLQDFCVAINDPKGSVFVNGKFCKDAKLAKADDFYFSGLHIRKNTSNIFGSTVTPVNVAQMPGLHTLGISMVRIDYAPYGGLNPPHTHPRASEILVVLEGTLHVGFVTSNPDNRLISKVLYPGDVFVFPVGLIHFQYNIGNTYAVAFAGLSSANPGVITIANAVFGSNPSINADILAEAFNLDWKMVKNLQSEF from the exons ATGGAAGCCCTTCAGATTATAGTATCCATTTTCATCTTGGCTCTTGCATCATCTTTGACCTTTGCCTCTGATCCTAGCCCACTTCAGGACTTTTGTGTAGCCATTAATGATCCCAAGGGCTCTG TGTTTGTCAACGGAAAATTCTGCAAAGACGCAAAGCTTGCCAAAGCAGATGACTTCTACTTTTCAGGTCTCCATATTCGCAAAAACACATCCAACATATTTGGATCAACTGTCACACCTGTCAATGTTGCACAGATGCCAGGACTTCACACATTGGGGATATCTATGGTTCGAATTGACTATGCACCTTACGGTGGCCTGAACCCTCCTCACACTCACCCTCGTGCCTCAGAAATTCTAGTTGTTCTGGAAGGCACACTCCATGTCGGTTTCGTTACATCGAATCCAGATAATCGTTTGATTTCTAAAGTCCTATATCCCGGAGATGTCTTTGTTTTTCCTGTGGGTCTCATTCACTTTCAGTACAACATAGGGAACACCTATGCTGTCGCCTTTGCTGGTCTTAGCAGTGCAAACCCAGGGGTGATCACTATCGCAAATGCAGTATTTGGCTCAAACCCTTCCATTAATGCTGATATTCTTGCCGAGGCTTTTAATCTGGATTGGAAAATGGTGAAGAATCTTCAATCCGAATTCTAA